One region of Gorilla gorilla gorilla isolate KB3781 chromosome 15, NHGRI_mGorGor1-v2.1_pri, whole genome shotgun sequence genomic DNA includes:
- the MLH3 gene encoding DNA mismatch repair protein Mlh3 isoform X6, which yields MIKCLSVEVQAKLRSGLAISSLGQCVEELALNSIDAEAKCVAVRVNMETFQVQVIDNGFGMGSDDVEKVGNRYFTSKCHSVQDLENPRFYGFRGEALANIADMASAVEISSKKNRTMKTFVKLFQSGKALKACEADVTRASAGTTVTVYNLFYQLPVRRKCMDPRLEFEKVRQRIEAVSLMHPSISFSLRNDVSGSMVLQLPKTKDVCSRFCQIYGLGKSQKLREISFKYKEFELSGYISSEAHYNKNMQFLFVNKRLVLRTKLHKLIDFLLRKESIICKPKNGPTSRQMNSSLRHRSTPELYGIYVINVQCQFCEYDVCMEPAKTLIEFQNWDTLLFCIQEGVKMFLKQEKLFVELSGEDIKEFSEDNGFSLFDATLQKHVTSDERSNFQEACNNILDSYEMFNLQSKAVKRKTTAENINTQNSRDSEAIRKNTNDAFLYIYESGGPGHSKMTEPSLQNKDSSCSESKMLEQETIVASEAGENEKHKKSCLEHSSLENPCRTSLEMFLSPFQTPCHFEDSGEDLEIWKESTTVNGMAANILKNNRIQNQPKRFKDATEVGCQPLPFATTLLGVHSAQTEKEKKKESSNCGRRDAFSYGRVKLCSTGFITHVVQNEKTKSTETEHSFQNYVRPGPTRAQETFGNRTRHSVETPDIKDLASTLSKESGQLPNKKNCRTNISYGLENEPTATYTMFSAFQEGSKKSQTDCILSDTSPSFPWYRHVSNDSRKTDKLIGFSKPIVRKKLSLSSQLGSLEKFKRQYGKVENPLDTEVEESNGVTTNLSLQVEPDILLKDKNRLDNSDVCKITTMEHTDSDSSCQPASHILDSEKFPFSKDEDCLEQQMPSLRESPMTLKELSLFNRKPLDLEKSSESLASKLSRLKGSERETQTMGMMSHFNELPNSDSSRKDSKLCSVLTQDFCMLFKNKHERTENGVIPTSDSATQDNSFNKNSKTHSNSNTTENCVISETPLVLPYNNSKVTGKDSDVLIRASEQQIGSLDSPSGMLMNPVEDATGDQNGICFQSEESKARACSETEESNTCCSDWQRHFDVALGRMVYVNKMTGLSTFIAPTEDIQAACTKDLTTVAVDVVLENGSQYRCQPFRSDLVLPFLPRARAERTVMRQDNRDTVDDTVSSESLQSLFSEWDNPVFARYPEVAVDVSSGQAESLAVKIHNILYPYRFTKGMIHSMQVLQQVDNKFIACLMSTKTEENGEAGGNLLVLVDQHAAHERIRLEQLIIDSYEKQQAQGSGRKKLLSSTLIPPLEITVTEEQRRLLWLSL from the exons ATGATCAAGTGCTTGTCAGTTGAAGTACAAGCCAAATTGCGTTCTGGTTTGGCCATAAGCTCCTTGGGCCAATGTGTTGAGGAACTTGCCCTCAACAGTATTGATGCTGAAGCAAAATGTGTGGCTGTCAGGGTGAATATGGAAaccttccaagttcaagtgataGACAATGGATTTGGGATGGGGAGTGATGATGTAGAGAAAGTGGGAAATCGTTATTTCACCAGTAAATGCCACTCGGTACAGGACTTGGAGAATCCAAGGTTTTATGGTTTCCGAGGAGAGGCCTTGGCCAATATTGCTGACATGGCCAGTGCTGTGGAAATTTCGTCCAAGAAAAACAGGACAATGAAAACTTTTGTGAAACTGTTTCAGAGTGGAAAAGCCCTGAAAGCTTGTGAAGCTGATGTGACTAGAGCAAGCGCTGGGACTACTGTAACAGTGTATAACCTATTTTACCAGCTTCCTGTAAGGAGGAAATGCATGGACCCTAGACTGGAGTTTGAGAAGGTTAGGCAGAGGATAGAAGCTGTCTCACTCATGCacccttccatttctttctctttgagaaATGATGTTTCTGGTTCCATGGTTCTTCAGCTCCCTAAAACCAAAGACGTATGTTCCCGATTTTGTCAAATTTATGGATTGGGAAAGTCCCAAAAGCTAAGagaaataagttttaaatataaagagTTTGAGCTTAGTGGCTATATCAGCTCTGAAGCACATTATAACAAGAATATGCAGTTTTTGTTTGTGAACAAAAGACTAGTTTTAAGGACAAAGCTACATAAACTCATTGATTTTTTATTAAGGAAAGAAAGTATTATATGCAAGCCAAAGAATGGTCCCACCAGTAGGCAGATGAATTCAAGTCTTCGGCACCGGTCTACCCCAGAACTCTATGGCATATATGTAATTAATGTGCAGTGCCAATTCTGTGAGTATGATGTGTGCATGGAGCCAGCCAAAACTCTGATTGAATTTCAGAACTGGGACACTCTCTTGTTTTGCATTCAGGAAGgagtgaaaatgtttttaaagcaagaaaaattatttgtggAATTATCAGGTGAGGATATTAAGGAATTTAGTGAAGATAATGGTTTTAGTTTATTTGATGCTACTCTTCAGAAGCATGTGACTTCCGATGAGAGGAGCAATTTCCAGGAAGCatgtaataatattttagatTCCTATGAGATGTTTAATTTGCAGTCAAAAGctgtgaaaagaaaaactacTGCAGAAAACATAAACACACAGAATTCTAGGGATTCAGAAGCtatcagaaaaaatacaaatgatgcatttttgtacatttatgaaTCAGGTGGTCCAGGCCATAGCAAAATGACAGAGCCATCTTTACAAAACAAAGACAGCTCTTGCTCAGAATCAAAGATGTTAGAACAAGAGACAATTGTAGCATCAGAAGCTGGAGAAaatgagaaacataaaaaatCTTGCCTGGAACATAGCTCTTTAGAAAATCCGTGTAGAACCagtttagaaatgtttttaagcCCTTTTCAGACACCATGTCACTTTGAGGACAGTGGGGAGGATCtagaaatatggaaagaaagtacTACTGTTAATGGCATGGCTGCCAACATCttgaaaaataatagaattcaGAATCAACCAAAGAGATTTAAAGATGCTACTGAAGTGGGATGCCAGCCTCTGCCTTTTGCAACAACATTATTGGGAGTACATAGTGctcagacagagaaagagaaaaaaaaagaatctagcaATTGTGGAAGAAGAGATGCTTTTAGTTATGGGCGAGTTAAATTATGTTCCACTGGCTTTATAACTCATGtagtacaaaatgaaaaaactaaATCAACTGAAACAGaacattcatttcaaaattatgttAGACCTGGTCCCACACGTGCCCAAGAAACATTTGGAAATAGAACACGTCATTCAGTTGAAACTCCAGACATCAAAGATTTAGCCAGCACTTTAAGTAAAGAATCTGGTCAATTGCCcaacaaaaaaaattgcagaacGAATATAAGTTATGGGCTAGAGAATGAACCTACAGCAACTTATACAATGTTTTCTGCTTTTCAGGAAGGTAGCAAAAAATCACAAACGGATTGCATATTATCTGATACATCCCCCTCTTTCCCCTGGTATAGACACGTTTCCAATGATAGTAGGAAAACAGATAAATTAATTGGTTTCTCCAAACCAATCGTCCGTAAGAAGCTAAGCTTGAGTTCACAGCTAGGATCTTTAGAGAAGTTTAAGAGGCAATATGGGAAGGTTGAAAATCCTCTGGATACAGAAGTAGAGGAAAGTAATGGAGTCACTACCAATCTCAGTCTTCAAGTTGAACCTGACATTCTGCTGAAGGACAAGAACCGCTTAGACAACTCTGATGTTTGTAAAATCACTACTATGGAGCATACTGATTCAGATAGTAGTTGTCAACCAGCAAGCCACATCCTTGACTCAGAGAAGTTTCCATTCTCCAAGGATGAAGATTGTTTAGAACAACAGATGCCTAGTTTGAGAGAAAGCCCTATGACCCTGAAGGAGTTATCTCTCTTTAATAGAAAACCTTTGGACCTTGAGAAGTCATCTGAATCACTAGCCTCTAAATTATCCAGACTGAAGGGTTCCGAAAGAGAAACTCAAACAATGGGGATGATGAGTCATTTTAATGAACTTCCAAATTCAGATTCCAGTAGGAAAGACAGCAAGTTGTGCAGTGTGTTAACAcaagatttttgtatgttatttaaaaacaagCATGAAAGAACAGAGAATGGTGTCATCCCAACATCAGATTCTGCCACACAGGATAATTcctttaataaaaatagtaaaacacaTTCTAACAGCAATACAACAGAGAACTGTGTGATATCAGAAACTCCTTTGGTATTGCCCTATAATAATTCTAAAGTTACCGGTAAAGATTCAGATGTTCTTATCAGAGCGTCAGAACAACAGATAGGAAGTCTTGACTCTCCCAGTGGAATGTTAATGAATCCGGTAGAAGATGCCACAGGTGACCAAAATGGAATTTGTTTTCAAAGTGAGGAATCTAAAGCAAGAGCTTGTTCTGAAACTGAAGAGTCAAACACGTGTTGTTCAGATTGGCAGCGGCATTTCGATGTAGCCCTGGGAAGAATGGTTTATGTCAACAAAATGACTGGACTCAGCACATTCATTGCCCCAACTGAGGACATTCAGGCTGCTTGTACTAAAGACCTGACAACTGTGGCTGTGGATGTTGTACTTGAGAATG GGTCTCAGTACAGGTGTCAACCTTTTAGAAGCGACcttgttcttcctttccttccgaGAGCTCGAGCAGAGAGGACTGTGATGAGACAGGATAACAGAG ATACTGTGGATGATACTGTTAGTAGCGAATCGCTTCAGTCTTTGTTCTCAGAATGGGACAATCCAGTATTTGCCCGTTATCCAGAG GTTGCTGTTGATGTAAGCAGTGGCCAGGCTGAGAGCTTAGCAGTTAAAATTCACAACATCTTGTATCCCTATCGTTTCACCAAAGGAATGATTCATTCAATGCAG GTTCTCCAGCAAGTAGATAACAAGTTTATTGCCTGTTTGATGAGCACTAAGACTGAAGAGAATGGCGAGGCAG
- the ACYP1 gene encoding acylphosphatase-1 isoform X2, whose translation MPASARLAGAGLLLAFLRALGCAGRAPGLSMAEGNTLISVDYEIFGKVQGVFFRKHTQAEGKKLGLVGWVQNTDRGTVQGQLQGPISKVRHMQEWLETRGSPKSHIDKANFNNEKVILKLDYSDFQIVK comes from the exons ATGCCGGCGTCCGCCCGCCTGGCGGGAGCGGGGCTGCTGCTGGCCTTTCTCCGCGCGCTCGGCTGCGCTGGGCGGGCCCCAG GTTTGAGCATGGCAGAAGGAAACACCCTGATATCAGTGGATTATGAAATTTTTGGGAAGGTGCAAGGGGTGTTTTTCCGTAAGCATACTCAG GCTGAGGGTAAAAAGCTGGGATTGGTAGGCTGGGTCCAGAACACTGACCGGGGCACAGTGCAAGGACAATTGCAAGGTCCCATCTCCAAGGTGCGTCATATGCAGGAATGGCTTGAAACAAGAGGAAGTCCTAAATCACACATCGACAAAGCAAACTTCAACAATGAAAAAGTCATCTTAAAGTTGGATTACTCAGACTTCCAAATTGTAAAATAA
- the ACYP1 gene encoding acylphosphatase-1 isoform X1, whose translation MAEGNTLISVDYEIFGKVQGVFFRKHTQAEGKKLGLVGWVQNTDRGTVQGQLQGPISKVRHMQEWLETRGSPKSHIDKANFNNEKVILKLDYSDFQIVK comes from the exons ATGGCAGAAGGAAACACCCTGATATCAGTGGATTATGAAATTTTTGGGAAGGTGCAAGGGGTGTTTTTCCGTAAGCATACTCAG GCTGAGGGTAAAAAGCTGGGATTGGTAGGCTGGGTCCAGAACACTGACCGGGGCACAGTGCAAGGACAATTGCAAGGTCCCATCTCCAAGGTGCGTCATATGCAGGAATGGCTTGAAACAAGAGGAAGTCCTAAATCACACATCGACAAAGCAAACTTCAACAATGAAAAAGTCATCTTAAAGTTGGATTACTCAGACTTCCAAATTGTAAAATAA
- the ZC2HC1C gene encoding zinc finger C2HC domain-containing protein 1C isoform X3, whose translation MAGLQRLASHLPVGVMLPHNTTEAPGPLSAKQDSYEQGDSSQQSLKGHLRNNCQKQLLSNKELTLDKVYTHTQTKARSYSYPHCTGISQQDPESDSQGQGNGLFYSSGPQSWYPKANNQDFIPFTKKRVGVDRAYPLKPVVHRKSCSTGEAGTDGDHNVYPRPPEPREFSSRNFGVRNQGNFSVVGTVLAATQAEKAVANFDRMEWVQIRRLEAAGESLEEEIRRKQILLRGKLKKTEEELRRIQTQKEQAKENENGELKKIVLPRSRVKGNNSNTMYKPIFSPEFEFEEEFSRDRRGDETWGRSQQNSSPFQLSDYRIQRLKRERLVASNNKIRDPVSEPSVEKFSPPSETPVGALQGSARNSSLSMAPDSSGSSGSIEEPQLG comes from the coding sequence ATGGCTGGTCTGCAGCGGTTGGCATCACATCTGCCTGTGGGCGTTATGCTCCCACATAATACAACGGAAGCTCCAGGGCCCCTCTCAGCCAAGCAAGACTCTTACGAACAAGGTGACTCTTCCCAGCAGTCCTTGAAGGGGCACCTGAGGAACAATTGCCAGAAGCAGCTTTTGAGCAACAAAGAGTTGACTCTGGATAAAGTCTATACTCACACCCAAACAAAAGCCCGGAGCTACTCCTATCCCCACTGTACTGGAATCAGCCAGCAAGATCCAGAAAGTGATTCCCAGGGCCAAGGAAATGGTTTGTTTTACTCGTCAGGCCCTCAATCCTGGTATCCCAAAGCCAATAACCAGGACTTTATCCCCTTTACAAAGAAACGAGTTGGAGTGGACCGGGCGTACCCATTGAAACCCGTGGTCCACAGGAAGTCGTGCAGTACAGGTGAGGCTGGCACTGATGGGGACCATAATGTCTACCCAAGGCCCCCTGAGCCGAGAGAGTTTTCATCCAGGAACTTTGGTGTGAGGAACCAGGGCAACTTTTCTGTGGTTGGTACTGTTCTTGCTGCCACGCAGGCGGAGAAGGCCGTGGCAAACTTTGACAGGATGGAGTGGGTGCAGATCCGAAGACTAGAAGCTGCAGGGGAGAGCTTAGAGGAGGAAATCCGAAGAAAGCAGATTCTCCTGAGGGGAAAGCTGAAGAAGACAGAGGAGGAACTCAGAAGGATCCAGACGCAAAAGGAACAGGCCAAGGAAAATGAAAACGGAGAGCTAAAGAAAATTGTACTCCCCAGGAGCAGAGTTAAAGGTAATAACAGCAACACCATGTACAAACCTATCTTCTCCCCAGAATTTGAGTTTGAGGAagaatttagtagagacaggagagGGGATGAAACTTGGGGACGGTCTCAACaaaattcaagtccattccagcTCTCTGATTATAGAATCCAGAGGCTCAAAAGGGAAAGGCTGGTAGCAAGCAATAATAAAATTCGAGACCCAGTCTCAGAGCCATCGGTGGAGAAGTTCTCCCCGCCTTCAGAAACACCAGTCGGTGCTTTGCAGGGATCCGCCAGAAATTCCAGCCTGTCCATGGCACCAGACTCCTCAGGTTCCAGCGGCTCCATTGAAGAGCCACAGCTGG
- the ZC2HC1C gene encoding zinc finger C2HC domain-containing protein 1C isoform X2: MAGLQRLASHLPVGVMLPHNTTEAPGPLSAKQDSYEQGDSSQQSLKGHLRNNCQKQLLSNKELTLDKVYTHTQTKARSYSYPHCTGISQQDPESDSQGQGNGLFYSSGPQSWYPKANNQDFIPFTKKRVGVDRAYPLKPVVHRKSCSTGEAGTDGDHNVYPRPPEPREFSSRNFGVRNQGNFSVVGTVLAATQAEKAVANFDRMEWVQIRRLEAAGESLEEEIRRKQILLRGKLKKTEEELRRIQTQKEQAKENENGELKKIVLPRSRVKGNNSNTMYKPIFSPEFEFEEEFSRDRRGDETWGRSQQNSSPFQLSDYRIQRLKRERLVASNNKIRDPVSEPSVEKFSPPSETPVGALQGSARNSSLSMAPDSSGSSGSIEEPQLGECSHCGRKFLAFRLERHSNVCSRMRGSKRKVFDSSRARAKGTELEQYLNWKGPASAKCCAFGS; this comes from the exons ATGGCTGGTCTGCAGCGGTTGGCATCACATCTGCCTGTGGGCGTTATGCTCCCACATAATACAACGGAAGCTCCAGGGCCCCTCTCAGCCAAGCAAGACTCTTACGAACAAGGTGACTCTTCCCAGCAGTCCTTGAAGGGGCACCTGAGGAACAATTGCCAGAAGCAGCTTTTGAGCAACAAAGAGTTGACTCTGGATAAAGTCTATACTCACACCCAAACAAAAGCCCGGAGCTACTCCTATCCCCACTGTACTGGAATCAGCCAGCAAGATCCAGAAAGTGATTCCCAGGGCCAAGGAAATGGTTTGTTTTACTCGTCAGGCCCTCAATCCTGGTATCCCAAAGCCAATAACCAGGACTTTATCCCCTTTACAAAGAAACGAGTTGGAGTGGACCGGGCGTACCCATTGAAACCCGTGGTCCACAGGAAGTCGTGCAGTACAGGTGAGGCTGGCACTGATGGGGACCATAATGTCTACCCAAGGCCCCCTGAGCCGAGAGAGTTTTCATCCAGGAACTTTGGTGTGAGGAACCAGGGCAACTTTTCTGTGGTTGGTACTGTTCTTGCTGCCACGCAGGCGGAGAAGGCCGTGGCAAACTTTGACAGGATGGAGTGGGTGCAGATCCGAAGACTAGAAGCTGCAGGGGAGAGCTTAGAGGAGGAAATCCGAAGAAAGCAGATTCTCCTGAGGGGAAAGCTGAAGAAGACAGAGGAGGAACTCAGAAGGATCCAGACGCAAAAGGAACAGGCCAAGGAAAATGAAAACGGAGAGCTAAAGAAAATTGTACTCCCCAGGAGCAGAGTTAAAGGTAATAACAGCAACACCATGTACAAACCTATCTTCTCCCCAGAATTTGAGTTTGAGGAagaatttagtagagacaggagagGGGATGAAACTTGGGGACGGTCTCAACaaaattcaagtccattccagcTCTCTGATTATAGAATCCAGAGGCTCAAAAGGGAAAGGCTGGTAGCAAGCAATAATAAAATTCGAGACCCAGTCTCAGAGCCATCGGTGGAGAAGTTCTCCCCGCCTTCAGAAACACCAGTCGGTGCTTTGCAGGGATCCGCCAGAAATTCCAGCCTGTCCATGGCACCAGACTCCTCAGGTTCCAGCGGCTCCATTGAAGAGCCACAGCTGGGTGAGTGCAGCCACTGTGGGCGCAAATTCCTCGCGTTCAGGCTGGAGAGACACTCCAACGTCTGCAGCAGGATGCGGGGTTCCAAGAGGAAAGTGTTTGACTCCTCCAGGGCCCGGGCTAAGGGCACAGAACTAGAGCAGTACTTGAACTGGAAGGGGCCAGCTTCAGCCAAG TGCTGTGCCTTTGGAAGCTGA
- the ZC2HC1C gene encoding zinc finger C2HC domain-containing protein 1C isoform X1, protein MAGLQRLASHLPVGVMLPHNTTEAPGPLSAKQDSYEQGDSSQQSLKGHLRNNCQKQLLSNKELTLDKVYTHTQTKARSYSYPHCTGISQQDPESDSQGQGNGLFYSSGPQSWYPKANNQDFIPFTKKRVGVDRAYPLKPVVHRKSCSTGEAGTDGDHNVYPRPPEPREFSSRNFGVRNQGNFSVVGTVLAATQAEKAVANFDRMEWVQIRRLEAAGESLEEEIRRKQILLRGKLKKTEEELRRIQTQKEQAKENENGELKKIVLPRSRVKGNNSNTMYKPIFSPEFEFEEEFSRDRRGDETWGRSQQNSSPFQLSDYRIQRLKRERLVASNNKIRDPVSEPSVEKFSPPSETPVGALQGSARNSSLSMAPDSSGSSGSIEEPQLGECSHCGRKFLAFRLERHSNVCSRMRGSKRKVFDSSRARAKGTELEQYLNWKGPASAKAEPPQKSNWR, encoded by the coding sequence ATGGCTGGTCTGCAGCGGTTGGCATCACATCTGCCTGTGGGCGTTATGCTCCCACATAATACAACGGAAGCTCCAGGGCCCCTCTCAGCCAAGCAAGACTCTTACGAACAAGGTGACTCTTCCCAGCAGTCCTTGAAGGGGCACCTGAGGAACAATTGCCAGAAGCAGCTTTTGAGCAACAAAGAGTTGACTCTGGATAAAGTCTATACTCACACCCAAACAAAAGCCCGGAGCTACTCCTATCCCCACTGTACTGGAATCAGCCAGCAAGATCCAGAAAGTGATTCCCAGGGCCAAGGAAATGGTTTGTTTTACTCGTCAGGCCCTCAATCCTGGTATCCCAAAGCCAATAACCAGGACTTTATCCCCTTTACAAAGAAACGAGTTGGAGTGGACCGGGCGTACCCATTGAAACCCGTGGTCCACAGGAAGTCGTGCAGTACAGGTGAGGCTGGCACTGATGGGGACCATAATGTCTACCCAAGGCCCCCTGAGCCGAGAGAGTTTTCATCCAGGAACTTTGGTGTGAGGAACCAGGGCAACTTTTCTGTGGTTGGTACTGTTCTTGCTGCCACGCAGGCGGAGAAGGCCGTGGCAAACTTTGACAGGATGGAGTGGGTGCAGATCCGAAGACTAGAAGCTGCAGGGGAGAGCTTAGAGGAGGAAATCCGAAGAAAGCAGATTCTCCTGAGGGGAAAGCTGAAGAAGACAGAGGAGGAACTCAGAAGGATCCAGACGCAAAAGGAACAGGCCAAGGAAAATGAAAACGGAGAGCTAAAGAAAATTGTACTCCCCAGGAGCAGAGTTAAAGGTAATAACAGCAACACCATGTACAAACCTATCTTCTCCCCAGAATTTGAGTTTGAGGAagaatttagtagagacaggagagGGGATGAAACTTGGGGACGGTCTCAACaaaattcaagtccattccagcTCTCTGATTATAGAATCCAGAGGCTCAAAAGGGAAAGGCTGGTAGCAAGCAATAATAAAATTCGAGACCCAGTCTCAGAGCCATCGGTGGAGAAGTTCTCCCCGCCTTCAGAAACACCAGTCGGTGCTTTGCAGGGATCCGCCAGAAATTCCAGCCTGTCCATGGCACCAGACTCCTCAGGTTCCAGCGGCTCCATTGAAGAGCCACAGCTGGGTGAGTGCAGCCACTGTGGGCGCAAATTCCTCGCGTTCAGGCTGGAGAGACACTCCAACGTCTGCAGCAGGATGCGGGGTTCCAAGAGGAAAGTGTTTGACTCCTCCAGGGCCCGGGCTAAGGGCACAGAACTAGAGCAGTACTTGAACTGGAAGGGGCCAGCTTCAGCCAAG
- the ZC2HC1C gene encoding zinc finger C2HC domain-containing protein 1C isoform X4 encodes MAGLQRLASHLPVGVMLPHNTTEAPGPLSAKQDSYEQGDSSQQSLKGHLRNNCQKQLLSNKELTLDKVYTHTQTKARSYSYPHCTGISQQDPESDSQGQGNGLFYSSGPQSWYPKANNQDFIPFTKKRVGVDRAYPLKPVVHRKSCSTGEAGTDGDHNVYPRPPEPREFSSRNFGVRNQGNFSVVGTVLAATQAEKAVANFDRMEWVQIRRLEAAGESLEEEIRRKQILLRGKLKKTEEELRRIQTQKEQAKENENGELKKIVLPRSRVKVLCLWKLSGCTFLSFL; translated from the exons ATGGCTGGTCTGCAGCGGTTGGCATCACATCTGCCTGTGGGCGTTATGCTCCCACATAATACAACGGAAGCTCCAGGGCCCCTCTCAGCCAAGCAAGACTCTTACGAACAAGGTGACTCTTCCCAGCAGTCCTTGAAGGGGCACCTGAGGAACAATTGCCAGAAGCAGCTTTTGAGCAACAAAGAGTTGACTCTGGATAAAGTCTATACTCACACCCAAACAAAAGCCCGGAGCTACTCCTATCCCCACTGTACTGGAATCAGCCAGCAAGATCCAGAAAGTGATTCCCAGGGCCAAGGAAATGGTTTGTTTTACTCGTCAGGCCCTCAATCCTGGTATCCCAAAGCCAATAACCAGGACTTTATCCCCTTTACAAAGAAACGAGTTGGAGTGGACCGGGCGTACCCATTGAAACCCGTGGTCCACAGGAAGTCGTGCAGTACAGGTGAGGCTGGCACTGATGGGGACCATAATGTCTACCCAAGGCCCCCTGAGCCGAGAGAGTTTTCATCCAGGAACTTTGGTGTGAGGAACCAGGGCAACTTTTCTGTGGTTGGTACTGTTCTTGCTGCCACGCAGGCGGAGAAGGCCGTGGCAAACTTTGACAGGATGGAGTGGGTGCAGATCCGAAGACTAGAAGCTGCAGGGGAGAGCTTAGAGGAGGAAATCCGAAGAAAGCAGATTCTCCTGAGGGGAAAGCTGAAGAAGACAGAGGAGGAACTCAGAAGGATCCAGACGCAAAAGGAACAGGCCAAGGAAAATGAAAACGGAGAGCTAAAGAAAATTGTACTCCCCAGGAGCAGAGTTAAAG TGCTGTGCCTTTGGAAGCTGAGTGGTTGTACCTTCCTGTCATTCCTCTAG
- the ZC2HC1C gene encoding zinc finger C2HC domain-containing protein 1C isoform X5, with translation MAGLQRLASHLPVGVMLPHNTTEAPGPLSAKQDSYEQGDSSQQSLKGHLRNNCQKQLLSNKELTLDKVYTHTQTKARSYSYPHCTGISQQDPESDSQGQGNGLFYSSGPQSWYPKANNQDFIPFTKKRVGVDRAYPLKPVVHRKSCSTGEAGTDGDHNVYPRPPEPREFSSRNFGVRNQGNFSVVGTVLAATQAEKAVANFDRMEWVQIRRLEAAGESLEEEIRRKQILLRGKLKKTEEELRRIQTQKEQAKENENGELKKIVLPRSRVKG, from the coding sequence ATGGCTGGTCTGCAGCGGTTGGCATCACATCTGCCTGTGGGCGTTATGCTCCCACATAATACAACGGAAGCTCCAGGGCCCCTCTCAGCCAAGCAAGACTCTTACGAACAAGGTGACTCTTCCCAGCAGTCCTTGAAGGGGCACCTGAGGAACAATTGCCAGAAGCAGCTTTTGAGCAACAAAGAGTTGACTCTGGATAAAGTCTATACTCACACCCAAACAAAAGCCCGGAGCTACTCCTATCCCCACTGTACTGGAATCAGCCAGCAAGATCCAGAAAGTGATTCCCAGGGCCAAGGAAATGGTTTGTTTTACTCGTCAGGCCCTCAATCCTGGTATCCCAAAGCCAATAACCAGGACTTTATCCCCTTTACAAAGAAACGAGTTGGAGTGGACCGGGCGTACCCATTGAAACCCGTGGTCCACAGGAAGTCGTGCAGTACAGGTGAGGCTGGCACTGATGGGGACCATAATGTCTACCCAAGGCCCCCTGAGCCGAGAGAGTTTTCATCCAGGAACTTTGGTGTGAGGAACCAGGGCAACTTTTCTGTGGTTGGTACTGTTCTTGCTGCCACGCAGGCGGAGAAGGCCGTGGCAAACTTTGACAGGATGGAGTGGGTGCAGATCCGAAGACTAGAAGCTGCAGGGGAGAGCTTAGAGGAGGAAATCCGAAGAAAGCAGATTCTCCTGAGGGGAAAGCTGAAGAAGACAGAGGAGGAACTCAGAAGGATCCAGACGCAAAAGGAACAGGCCAAGGAAAATGAAAACGGAGAGCTAAAGAAAATTGTACTCCCCAGGAGCAGAGTTAAAG